Below is a genomic region from Longimicrobium sp..
GTGGGCACGATGAATCGCGCCGCGGGTGGATCTTCTCCGGGAGTCCGCGAAGGCGGAGTTTGTGCTGTTGTTGCAGCGAGTTCACTGGCCGGTAAAACAGGAGGCACGGAGAGAGCGCCTCTCCGTGCCTCCTTTTTCACCGGCCAGCCGTCGTTGCTACCGGCGGAGGGCCCTCAGTGCGGCGCCGGCGGGCGGCGGGACGCGCTGCGGGGTGAAGTAAGCCCCGACTGTCGGCGTACCACCGACCTGGCCCTGGCTGCGGGAGCCCCAGCACAACACCTGGTTGGACGGCGTGGCGATGCCGCAGGTGTGGTCCACGCCGGCGGAGATGCTGGAGAACGTGAACCCGCCGGCCACCGCGATGGGCACCGTCGACTGCGTCACGTCCGGCCCCACCCCCAGCTTGCCGTTGGTGTTGTTCCCCCAGCAGTACGCGGCCCCGCCGGTCGTGAGGGCGCAGGTGTGCGCCGCGCCGGCCGTCACGAAGCGGAAGGTCAGGCTCCCCGCGACCTGCACCGGGGTGGTGCTGTTGGAGGTGCTCCCGTTGCCGAGCTGGCCCGAGCCGCCCGCGCCCCAGCACACGATGCGCCCGTCGGTCCTCACGGCGCAGGTGTGCGAGAAGCCGCTGCTGATCTGGGCCAGCCCGGAGCCGCCGGTAACGGGAACCGGCGTGGAAGTCGCTCCCGGTGTGGGGGTGCCGAGCTGTCCGGTGTCGTTCCTTCCCCAGCAGAACGCATCCCCCGTCGTCGAAATCGCGCAGGTGAACGCCGCGCCCGCCGAAATCTCCCGGAGCGCGGGGACGCTCGCCACCCGCAGCGGGGTGGCGCTGCACGTAGTCCGCCCACCGATCGGCCCCTCCGCTTCGCACGTGTCGGTCACGGGGACGGCCGTGCCGAGCTCGCCGTAGCGGTTGCTCCCCCAGCAGTACCCTTCGCCGGCCGAGTTCACCGCGCAGGAGTGGAGCGCGCCCGAGGTGAGGGACACGACGTTGCTGAGCCCCGGGACCGGCTCCGGTGTCACGCGGCACGGATAGCTGAAGCTCGCGCTGAACCGGCAGACCTCAGTGGCGGGCGTGCCGCTGATCTGGCGATTGATGTCGTTCCCCCAGCAATATACCGGGCCCCCGGCGACGACGGCGCAGGTCTGGCCGATGTCGTGCTGCGACGTGACCCCCGGCCCACCCCCGGCGAGCAGCACGGCCGTGCCGATGCCCACCGACTGCGGGGTGCCCGTGGTGGGCGAGTTCGAGCCGAGCTGGCGGGTCGCGTTGGAGCCCCAGCAGTAGGTGGTGCCGCCGCTGGTCGCGCAGGTGTGGAAGGCGCCGGCTTCCAGCACGGTGGCCGCAAAGGTCGCGCGGACGGTGACGCTCGCGCTCGCCTCCACGCCGCCCGATGCGGCGAACACGGTGGTGGTGCCCACGCCCGTCCCCCTCACCAGCCCCGCCGCGTCCACCGTGGCGACGGCGGCCGAGCCCGTGCGCCAGGTGAACTGCGCGTTCGTGACCGGGGAGCCGGACGAGTCCACCGCCGTGGCGCGGTAGCGCACCGTGTCGCCGAGAAAGATGGACGCCGAAGCCGGCGAAACGCCGACGGCCGCGACCACCTGCTGCACCACGATGGGGATGCTGTCGGAGACGCCCTGCACCGTCGCCACCAGGAAGGTGCTCCCGTTGCCGCGCGCCCGCACCACGGGCGCGCCCTCCAGCGTGGCCACCGCGGCGTTGCGCGTGATCAGCGTGGCCGGGGCGAAGATCTGGTTGCCGTACACGTCCACCGCGGTGATCGTCACCTGCTCCTGGCGCCCCAGCGTGGTGAAGCGGAGCGAGCGCGGGTTGATGATGACCCGTGCGGCCGTCCCCGTGCCCACGCTGGCGGTGAAGGTGACCGAGCCCAGGCCGGCCACGGTCGCCGTGGCGGTCTGCGTGGTGGCGGAGCCGCCCAGCGTCCAGCGCGCCTTCGCCACGCCCGACGCATCCGTGCGTGTCGAGGCGGGCGAGACGGTGCCGCCGCTCGTGGCCGACCACGTCACGTCCACGTTCGGGATGGGATTGCCGAAGCGGTCGGTCACGCGCACGGCGAGCGAGTCCAGGATCACCGAGCCCGCGGTGCCGCTGCGGGTGGTGGAGCCCACCGCCGTGAACCCGGCGGGGGCGTCGGGGCGCGCGATGGCGCTGAACGTAGCGGAGGCCAGCGTCGCGCCCGACGCATCCACCGCGCGCGCTTCCACCCGCTGGCTGTCGGCCGCCGCGGTGGAGTTCCCGAGCGTCCACCGTGCCTGGATCTGCCCCTGGTCGTCGGTCTGCGCGGTGCCCGTGGAGATGCTGCCGCCGCCCGACAGGACGCGGAAGTTGACGGTCTGGCCGCGCACCGGACGGCCGCGGTCGTCGGTCACCTTCACCACGAGCGGGTTGGCGAGCTCGGCGCCCGCGCGGCCCTCCTGGCCGTTGCCCGAGACGATGTCCATCCGCGCCGCGACCCGGGGCCGCGGTTCGGTGGTGTCGCACGACGCCAGCGACAGGACGGCGACGATGCCGGCCGCCAGCCGTGCCGCCGTGCGTGCAAGGGTCGAGGAAAGACGGTTGTTCAAGGGGTGCCTCCAGGAGCAGAGGTAGGAGTTCCGGACGGGACTGCTACGCCGCGCACCGGGCGGTGGGCGGCGGGGCCCGCATTGCGCGGAGCCACGGGACTACGCCAGCAAGATCATCTTCGAAAGCGCCGCGCGAAAGGCTGAAATCGCCTCCGCTCGAAAACGGCAATACCATGCATAACGCGCCACTGAGCGGAACCCGCACACCATTCCTGGCAACGAAGGGCGGCACCGCGGCAGCACCGAGCCTCTCCGCGCCTCTTCACGAGAAGCGTTCCGATGAGTGCGCGGCGCCGTCACACGAGCCCCGCAAAGCAAGCCCGGCCGCTTGACATCCCCCCCGCGCGCGGGGCACCTTTCGCCCCATGACCGAAACGATCAAGGCTTCGCCGCACCAGGAGCTTCTGGAGCGCTTCCGGGCGGGGCAGCGCGTCGCCCTGGCCCGCGCCATCTCGCTGGTGGAGGACACGCGCCCCGGCTTCGAGCGGCTCCTGCACGAGCTGCACGCGGATCTGGGGCGCGCGCAGCGCATAGGGATCACCGGGCCGCCGGGCGCCGGAAAATCGACCCTCACCTCCAAGCTCGCCATGATGTACCGCGAGCGCGAAGAGCGGGTGGGGATCGTGGCCGTGGACCCGTCGTCGCCCTTTACCGGGGGCGCGCTGCTGGGCGACCGCATCCGGATGAACAACATCTCCACCGACCCGGGGGTGTTCATCCGCTCCATGGCCACCCGCGGCGCGCTGGGCGGCCTGGCCACCACCAGCAAGGAAGTCGCCGACCTGCTGGACGCCTTCGGCTTCGTGCGCGTCATCCTGGAGACGGTGGGGGTGGGACAGACGGAGCTGGACATCGCGGGGACGGCGGACACCAGCGTCGTCGTGCTGGTGCCGGAGAGCGGCGACTCCATCCAGGCCATGAAGGCGGGGCTGATGGAGATCGCGGACGTCTTCGTCATCAACAAGGCGGACCGGCCCGGGGCGGACAAGCTGGCGCAGGAGATCGAGGTGATGCTCCACATGCGGCTGGGCGACATGCCGGCCTCGGCGGGGCACCACGGCGTGTCGCTGAAGACGGTGCAGAAGCACGCCCGCGAAGGGTTGCAGGCCCACGCGCGCGACGAGGGCGGGTGGGCGATCCCCGTCATCCGCACCGTGGCGCAGAACGGCAAAGGGCTGGACGAGCTGCAGCGAACGCTGGACCGCCATCAGGGGTATCTGAATGAGTCGGGCGAGCTTTCGCGCCGGCGCCAGCGCCGCCTGGCGGAGCGGGTGCGCGCCGTGGTGGAGCGGCGGTTGCAGCGTCTGGTGTGGGAGCGGGGCCAGGGCGACGAGATCCTCCGCGCCTCCCTCGCCGCCCTGGAAGCGGGGACCGACTCGCCGTACACCGTGGCGGAGCGGATCGTAGGGGAACTTGGGGTGCCA
It encodes:
- a CDS encoding Ig-like domain-containing protein — encoded protein: MNNRLSSTLARTAARLAAGIVAVLSLASCDTTEPRPRVAARMDIVSGNGQEGRAGAELANPLVVKVTDDRGRPVRGQTVNFRVLSGGGSISTGTAQTDDQGQIQARWTLGNSTAAADSQRVEARAVDASGATLASATFSAIARPDAPAGFTAVGSTTRSGTAGSVILDSLAVRVTDRFGNPIPNVDVTWSATSGGTVSPASTRTDASGVAKARWTLGGSATTQTATATVAGLGSVTFTASVGTGTAARVIINPRSLRFTTLGRQEQVTITAVDVYGNQIFAPATLITRNAAVATLEGAPVVRARGNGSTFLVATVQGVSDSIPIVVQQVVAAVGVSPASASIFLGDTVRYRATAVDSSGSPVTNAQFTWRTGSAAVATVDAAGLVRGTGVGTTTVFAASGGVEASASVTVRATFAATVLEAGAFHTCATSGGTTYCWGSNATRQLGSNSPTTGTPQSVGIGTAVLLAGGGPGVTSQHDIGQTCAVVAGGPVYCWGNDINRQISGTPATEVCRFSASFSYPCRVTPEPVPGLSNVVSLTSGALHSCAVNSAGEGYCWGSNRYGELGTAVPVTDTCEAEGPIGGRTTCSATPLRVASVPALREISAGAAFTCAISTTGDAFCWGRNDTGQLGTPTPGATSTPVPVTGGSGLAQISSGFSHTCAVRTDGRIVCWGAGGSGQLGNGSTSNSTTPVQVAGSLTFRFVTAGAAHTCALTTGGAAYCWGNNTNGKLGVGPDVTQSTVPIAVAGGFTFSSISAGVDHTCGIATPSNQVLCWGSRSQGQVGGTPTVGAYFTPQRVPPPAGAALRALRR
- the meaB gene encoding methylmalonyl Co-A mutase-associated GTPase MeaB, whose protein sequence is MTETIKASPHQELLERFRAGQRVALARAISLVEDTRPGFERLLHELHADLGRAQRIGITGPPGAGKSTLTSKLAMMYREREERVGIVAVDPSSPFTGGALLGDRIRMNNISTDPGVFIRSMATRGALGGLATTSKEVADLLDAFGFVRVILETVGVGQTELDIAGTADTSVVVLVPESGDSIQAMKAGLMEIADVFVINKADRPGADKLAQEIEVMLHMRLGDMPASAGHHGVSLKTVQKHAREGLQAHARDEGGWAIPVIRTVAQNGKGLDELQRTLDRHQGYLNESGELSRRRQRRLAERVRAVVERRLQRLVWERGQGDEILRASLAALEAGTDSPYTVAERIVGELGVPTR